TGTTCGCCaaccaataataataatcgttcgCTACGTTTAATTACGAATCCCCGAATTTTCTCACTTTGTATAGtgatttgtataaattacgaCAAATAGTATGTTAACATGTAAAATACACTATATATTTCGCAGAAAGATCTAAAAAAGGAAAGGCAAAGTTCTgtacagaagaaaataaaagaagaagaaagataaattatactaaaatttgatattataaaaaatatatatcctttttattattaaaatttataacaaaaagaCCAACATTCGTTCTTGTATCTCTGCTCCCACCCTTTGTTCCAagattacgaaataacgaaattttcgataaaaatcataaaCGCGTGAATACGGGAAAAACACGGTTTTCGAGTTAAGCACGAATGGTAATGTAATTGCAACAGCGAGAAGAAAAACAGGCGAAACGAAATATCGAGGAATTAAGTTCCGAACAGATTGTCGGGTTGCGTAACGATCTATTAAACGTTACGCAAGCTCACGGCGTCCCGTTGCGAATAAAGATGAATtgtatttcaaagaaaagaagCTCTAATCGTGTCAATCCTAATAATTGTAGATTAAAGTTCGCGCTTAATCCAATTATCCTTGTTGATTCATTGCAGACTGTTAGCAGAAGGCTCCTGTCAACCACAGCACCACAAAACAACATGAAGCTGCAGGCTGGCCTAGATCGTCTCTACCAAGACATAGAAAAGCTGAAAAGTAAGTTGGAAAGGCTGTAGCATTAAATCGAGTGCAGATTACAGAAGAATGATGAGATCTAGAATCGTTAATAGGCTGCGGACGTTTACGCGAATTCTAAATAGAAActtgtttcatatttcatagTGTAAGCAAGTACTTTGCCTTTATGTAGAGCTTGgagtatttgaaatattttctactttttgtacatttacGTTTTATCTAAATAAGCaaacaattatatacatttaaatttctcataagtATCCATAGTTGgattcttatttaaaaatcctgtgttatctaaattttataatgatactttaaataattaagcgAGAATGTTCATAGTTGATATTATTCGAccatttacaataatatttgtagCGCTGGTATTTATATGTAGAAGTGCcgattagaagaaaaaaagaaacgaaatattttaattatttaaatttacgtaAGATTTAAAATGTTAGAATGCTgccgatattttatttattcaagtaTCTTCGTCAGTATTGAAACATAATTGTAATGCTCTACAAATTGAGCAGATTTTTAATCGTCGAATATGgctatgtttttataaaagatgaaTTGCAGCCTGAAAAGGTTACCCGATAACGTTCTATCTGacatttcgtattaataaCTAACGTTGCACATTTACCACGATATGTGCGGTTGAATGCGTACCATTGATAAACGAATCCCCAAGCtatttaaaagtaaagttCATTCAACGCTTGAGCAACGCGAAACGAAATCTTTCACTTATTTCTGCGATCTTGTTAAATTCCTGTGCACAGTTCCCACTTTCTTCCCCCTGttcgttcaaatttttttaccatttatcCACGTCTAAAGATTCAAGAGTGCATAATTTATTTGCCTTGTTCactaattaatttatctcGAAAACTTTTACTTTCTAGTTTTTGTTCGAAAATTTTTGATTAATCCCCTTTAAAAGATTCAATTCTTATcgtgtaaaattgaaaactaaaaagatataaattaattcgagGAATTCAATTATCCAAAGACATTTaccattttgaaatattacatttttatctcaccgaagtttttattatatcctaaCGAGACATCGATAAATATTGCAGAAACTCATACTTCCGCGAATATCCAAGTATGTTGCgtaaatcataaatttattaataatataaaataatacaataatacaatactgttaatttctattgaaatctgattcctttttttttctaaaattacatataacgtttcattCGTGTATAATTCTGACTTCAATAATAGAATTCTTTTGAAGCATGGGattacgcgataaaaatattttagacacGCGATAATCAACTAAAACGTTTGTTTTTCACAGGGCTCGAAGCGAGACCCGCTGAAATTCTCCTACCGCCCCTTTCCGGTGGCACGGCAGGCGAGTTAGATTGCATTCTGTGCTGTCGACTCTTATGGAAACCCGTAACGACACCATGTGGGCACACGTATTGCTGGATGTGTTTGGATCGTTGCTTGGATTATTCCTCCGCCTGCCCTTTGTGCGTCACGTCTCTCGTCGATGTAAGTATAgtatgaatatatatgtataatagttctgtttattatttaatttgtactttacaatttgtccagctggacatttggtaaatttttctaacttaattgctaaataacacgtggatggctacccccagcgggataccatcttcgagtttgactatcttatttctttagtgaggtcaatgttttctttttaatcttctttctatcagagttttgctcgcttcagcaTTTAGCTGGTTTGCATCTGTTgtcgttctttccttgtatttatACGTACAATATGTTCTTCCTCGTTTAAATCTATAGAACATATTGGACAAATTTACCTGGCGAAATTTGAAACATCCTATATAACGAGTACAAAGAATCATAAGACAAAAAGTTGATTTCGAATTATGTTTCGTGGAACAAAAGAACGTCAGGACGTGAAACACCTATCCATAAATGAGATATAATGCTTCCTAGCGGTTAACGATGCTGCAGATTGAAATGATTATTGTTTGTGGTCGCCATGGCCACCGTTAGGAGCTTCCGCGTTCGTGGCATCATTACCAATTGTCCCTGTGAGCATCGTCGTTAATgacgttaaataaattttgcggCTGGCAATCCCGTATCTTTCCTGGATCCCCTCCTCCctcgtattacgttacattatTACATAACACACCGCGACCGTTATTCCCGCATTGTTactgcttctttctttcatattctccttccttcttccttaACGCGACGCTAAACGTTTATCAGCGTTGCtccgttttatttaattggtCGCTGTGATtcatgatatatattttttgcggaagtttttacgtaatatttacACAAGTAATTCAGAAGAGTTAATAGAATCGAACACAGTCTATATTTGTTACAGTCTATGTATGCAGAAGTTGTTAATCCTTTATGGAAAAGTTCTGGAATTTAAAAGATAGCgagtgaatattttataaatacccTTACGACGTTTCAAGATATCACTGGTTGCTGGGTTTCTGTAATTCAAATGTGATTTTATATCCAAATATGCTACACGGATGTTTATGTCGATTGACAATTTAGCGAACGCTATTTCATTCACCGATGAGTAGCATGATTCCTATCATTCTAATTATACACCGTTTCATTCATTATGCGGTGTTTGCTTCTTCctattacattattacgtagGTAAATTTGACAACACCCTCGAGATCGTCAATCGATATAAAGTTCGATCGACGACTTTACTTTATAAACGTTCTTTATCCAACAACGTGCGTATTAATGCACGATCGTTATCACGATGcaacgtaataaatataatttcaatataaatttcataaagatGAACGATGCAGCGCATCGAATCAACGTAGTCAGTCGAATGAAAACGACACCAGGATACTGAAACATCGTATTCGTTATTAATGCCAGTTCTACAGGGAGATGGCCACGAAACTTGTCACGAAGGAGGAAGGTGCTGAGAAATTCTCATGAAAAAATCACGAATCTCAGCAGCGAGTTGTTGAAGGCATCTCTCGAGAAGGACGACGAGGTTTCTGATCGACTTAGCAGAGTGTCCTTTGCTTTTTCAGTACTTGGCCAGCAGCCAGAAGACGGTGACGGACTTCGTCGAGAGGGCATTGAAGACCGTGGCCCCGGCGGAATACGCCTCCAGGGCAGCCAGCCACCGATTAGAACTGGTCCAGGGACTTGGCCTCCTGGGTAGCGAGCAGATCGCGGTTTTTGTTTGTACCACGGCGTTTCCTTGCGTCGCCTGTCCCCTGTTCGTCTACGAGCCGAGATACAGGCTGATGGTGAGGAGATGCGTCGAGAGTGGCGTTCGCCAGTTTGGTATCGCGGCGTGTCTCAACAGAGAAGCGACGGGGACGAAGAGGTAATCGTCcttttagtttttcttttcgcttcttcttaaaatatattcagtGGAACGCTCGTTTTGTTTACTTACAAAGTAGGAGTATAGTCGAAGATTAGACTTTTCTTATCCTTTTTACTCTCTTAACAAGCGTTAAGAATGCCATACTATGAGACAGTTTCTGAGTTCGATAGATGGTCCTtgtcaaaataaaaagacaagTTGTCAGTTCGATCTATCGTGTTCGATAACGAAGATATAGAGATAAGCCAATCGATCGAGCTATAAATCGCCGATGTTTCGTACATATTGTATGGGTGGAGGAATTTATAGctgagaaattataattattgcttTAATGAAAACTGCTATTCACGTTCTTTAAACATCTTGCTCTATGTTCTGAGATACTGaaaacttaattttaatagcGAATTCTTTGTTCGTAACAGATACGCGGAATACGGCACTATGCTTGAGATTCGAGATAGAGTTCTGCTGAAAGATGGTTGCAGCATTCTTAGCACAGTCGGGGGCAGAAGATTCAGGGTTCTCTCTGGAGGAGAAAGGGACGGTTATGACACGGCTCAAGTAGAATTCCTGAGGGATGCGATGGTTCAGGAGGATCAACTTTTGAATCTCTTGGAGCTTCACGACAAGGTGAAACATCGATAATTCATATTCGAATCGATCATAGTTTAATAACTTACCGCTCAAAGACTTACGCATTAACGCacgtaacgaaacgaaacgtaacgaaattttccattctaaaattaacctaaaattaattagaattgcCATTTTATCAAGCGTCTCTTCAATTTATTATCGGGCAATTTTGTCGTCACCGGTGtcagaaaatatatagatcGTGGCAATTAGGAGTTTatagatgataaaaatatactgcCTCTGCTTACTGAAACTTAATATTTCCAGGTgagaacgaaaggaagaagatgGTGGGACACGGTGCCATTGTCCCAGCAATTAGAAATACAGCGAGTATTCGGTCGAATGCCAGACACCGAAGAAGATTGGCCGCGCTTGCCGGACGGCCCATCGTGGACCTGGTGGTTGTTGGCGATTTTACCGCTTGGTCCTCAGCTGCAAGTGGGAATTCTCGGTACGACGAGTCTGGAGAAGAGATTAAGGGCTATCGAAAAGACTCTCGACCATATGGAGCAACGGCAATTGACTGTCGCCCCAGCGCCATCGGAAGAAACCACCACTTCATCCAGCATATGTCGAGACGAGGGTGGCCTCACAGACACGACAGTCTCGGTGGTACAGTAACGTTAAAGGAACAAAGGATAAGAAGAAGTTGGAAAGATGTCCTCTCAGGACAATTCGTTCAGATCATTTCGCCATGAGATGGTGATTTAATGGGATTCGACTTTCATTCGATGTACAAAGTACTTGGAGAATAGCTTATCGAAGATTACTACTTTTTACTCGGTATTTAATATACACGCATTGTATCCGGAAGCGAGGAGAGGAAAACCTGTAGCTCGGTCGATCGGCAACCAGGTTCTCCGTGTGCATCGATTCCCCCACTTTTCTTCTTATACTTAACCCCGTTAGTTGCGTTTTAACTCGAGTactatctctctttctctctttattgGGTACTCGTTAAAATTACACAGCCAAGCGCCTTATCGACGGAACGATGATGGTGCAATTAGAAGAAGCGAGACTAGGATCGAACAAAGGGTAACATCGTTGTCATTCGAGTAGTCGTTACGTTCCACTAACGGAACCTAGTTAGAACGGGGGGTTGAAGCGAGAGATgtaaacgaagaaattgatCTCGTCGATTTGCGCGTTATAGCTCGTCCAGAATTAATTCGATCGTGCGTGTGATTATTCTAAGCAATATTACAAGCAACCCGCTCTTTTACAATCTCGCTACGTGCTTCGACACATATTTTGTGACGTTTGTGTTTTCTGACAAGAGATTGACGACGGTGTAGCTGGGCCGGTGCTGTCAATGAACGAAACTTGTTCGTATTTTTCTCCACGCATAAAAATCACTATGTCCTTTATGGAATCGATTACATTTACTAGTATGCATTACGATACGTGTAACATGGTATCAGTTATTGTTCCTATACTGCATATAACAAGGGAGAAGCAACGAACGAAGCGACAGCTTTCGCTTCAGTTTCTTTGACAGCACTGATTTCTCACTGGTCTCTTTGAAATAGACCAAATAACACAGAGTTGATACGTTCCGTGCTGTACGACAATTTCAGAATCATCTGGTAAAATTATACTAGGAAATTTAGTTATAGATAGTAACCAATTCCTAATCTTCTAGCATTTTCTAAACTTACCTAACTTTTAAATCTATCTATtagcaataaattaaaagttattagCCTTTGTCTTTCGTATCTCTCGCGTGCCATCGATAGTGTAGCTGACACGGAACGTGTCAAACAATACGGTGAGACTCATTCCTACCTTTTGAACGATAAGTTAATTTCGGGCAAGCTATAACGCAAGATCACCATATTctcgatatttattacaaaattagcTAGACTATCGATAGCCGATCGGCTCTCACAAATACACGTTTTATATTCGAAACTCGTCGTTAACGTCGATAGGAATATCGAATCGAGAATGTTCAAACTCTTAGCCAATCATCGATGAATCGACCAAAGTAGACGATAGAGTCACATATCCGAGATGAAAGGAGGGATATCGTTTACCTCGGTAAGGCGTGACCGTGTTCTTCGCGCTATTGCAATACGCAAATCTGTTCTTccagataatattatatatacatacatctatatgtatacacacacATTTATGTATACATGAGCATATTATACGTTGCAATCAGAGGTACGcacgtcgtcgtcgtttacGCTTATGTTGTTCGTACCCGACGAGAACTTTTTATCTTCGAAACGAATCGCGCGAATATATACTCATAACGATGGTACAATGATAGAACGAGAAGCGagacgtacatatgtatttcgtCGTGAGTTTGCTGAGTACAAAACGTTCGTCGGATGTGCGCGCGATTAGAGCAGCGTGTTTTAGACTCTGTCGTGCGCGTATCCAGTTTTA
This DNA window, taken from Bombus pyrosoma isolate SC7728 linkage group LG6, ASM1482585v1, whole genome shotgun sequence, encodes the following:
- the LOC122568553 gene encoding LON peptidase N-terminal domain and RING finger protein 3 isoform X1 codes for the protein MTELAKEAFASRNYPLAVEMYERSLKQQAPSFEVLVGYGDSLAKCGRIRESIGVYSRCLSEGSVLPERLKHLANALLDELSGTAITATGFRKKIETSFACPLCEGILCQPVTTNCGHTYCKNCVEPGKSCRVCGQKIVAVSETNVLVQRLVEKWWPHEAEASRARHEGDILMKEGHLGQALERYNLAVHLAPNSPLHLSNRAHVLLLLNRPQASLTDADHAVRLRPDWGKGHYRRGVALSALGRHEEALFALCISVAIDKNPQAVRHELIKVLYKVLSSGHRRYGLPSRTPYNLTEGASRTRSRHQLMNPKRNRRTVLNASDCEDNSSGGEEEFTQTVSRRLLSTTAPQNNMKLQAGLDRLYQDIEKLKRLEARPAEILLPPLSGGTAGELDCILCCRLLWKPVTTPCGHTYCWMCLDRCLDYSSACPLCVTSLVDYLASSQKTVTDFVERALKTVAPAEYASRAASHRLELVQGLGLLGSEQIAVFVCTTAFPCVACPLFVYEPRYRLMVRRCVESGVRQFGIAACLNREATGTKRYAEYGTMLEIRDRVLLKDGCSILSTVGGRRFRVLSGGERDGYDTAQVEFLRDAMVQEDQLLNLLELHDKVRTKGRRWWDTVPLSQQLEIQRVFGRMPDTEEDWPRLPDGPSWTWWLLAILPLGPQLQVGILGTTSLEKRLRAIEKTLDHMEQRQLTVAPAPSEETTTSSSICRDEGGLTDTTVSVVQ
- the LOC122568553 gene encoding LON peptidase N-terminal domain and RING finger protein 1 isoform X2, whose amino-acid sequence is MQNDASSTHCTRVARFPRMMQTDACEKNYARILWQVACQGTLSSSRRTFHRSTRGALLIVTRTKGGNTPNSPLHLSNRAHVLLLLNRPQASLTDADHAVRLRPDWGKGHYRRGVALSALGRHEEALFALCISVAIDKNPQAVRHELIKVLYKVLSSGHRRYGLPSRTPYNLTEGASRTRSRHQLMNPKRNRRTVLNASDCEDNSSGGEEEFTQTVSRRLLSTTAPQNNMKLQAGLDRLYQDIEKLKRLEARPAEILLPPLSGGTAGELDCILCCRLLWKPVTTPCGHTYCWMCLDRCLDYSSACPLCVTSLVDYLASSQKTVTDFVERALKTVAPAEYASRAASHRLELVQGLGLLGSEQIAVFVCTTAFPCVACPLFVYEPRYRLMVRRCVESGVRQFGIAACLNREATGTKRYAEYGTMLEIRDRVLLKDGCSILSTVGGRRFRVLSGGERDGYDTAQVEFLRDAMVQEDQLLNLLELHDKVRTKGRRWWDTVPLSQQLEIQRVFGRMPDTEEDWPRLPDGPSWTWWLLAILPLGPQLQVGILGTTSLEKRLRAIEKTLDHMEQRQLTVAPAPSEETTTSSSICRDEGGLTDTTVSVVQ